The Verrucomicrobiales bacterium nucleotide sequence ACCAACGCCGCGACGGCCCAGCCCAGCGGCCAGAGCAGCACGCCGACCAAGTTCATCAGGTAGCGAGTCCCCACACCGCGCATGGCTTGAATGGCCATGAAGCCGATGAGCAGCGGGGACAGAGCATAGCCAAGATGCAGAATCACTTTCTGGAACACGTAGGCCCAGAACAGGAGCAACGACGCGGCCTGGCCGACGAGTATGAGCAGCCCGGAAATCAGAATCTCGACGGTGAACCCGTTGAAGTCCGAGAGAATGTCCCACCAGGAACGGTCTGCCGCATTGTCGCGTTTGATGACGAGCAGTTTGTTATACTGATCCTGCACATCCGCCGGGTTCACCCCCAGACCGTCGAGGATGGAGGTCTTCACCGTGTCCTGAAGCTGGTTGCCCCACGCGGGCAGGAACACGAGCAGCGCCGTGAGGATGAGCAGTCGCACCATGAACATCGTCATGCTCTTGGGCGTGAAACCGTGCGTGACGCGCAGAATCACGCCCACGATGAACAGCATGAAGGCCACGACGAGCAGCAGGTCGTGCAGGTCGGCGCACTTCTGCAAGAACGTGGGGAAGATGCTCTCGAACGAGGCCATAATCGGTTACTTGATGGGGAATTTCGCCGGGTCCGTGAGGAGACGAAACGTCTGGCCGTATTTCTCCACGGCTTCGGTGTACTCCGCGTGTTGCTGCTCCTTGCGCGCTTGAAGCTGGCGCTGGGCGTCGGCGCGGTTCGCAATGTCCTGCACGACGGCGGACGCGGTGGCCTGGCTGACTTCGTGATCGGTGCTTTCCAACGCGGCGGAGAGTCCAATGAGGACGCCGGTCAACTTTTGCACCTCTGCATCCGACTTCGCCGCCTTGAGCTGCTCGGTGGTCGCGGCGATTTGTTGCTTCAACGCGACGCGACGCGCGGTCGCGTCGGTTAAAACGGCAAGATAGTTATCCGTCGTTTTCTGGACGGCGGCGACAGGCAGATATTCCGCTTCCTGCCGCTTCACCTTTTGACCGCCGGGCGTGGTGAATTCTTTGCCGACGCTGCGGAACAAACCGTTCGCGTCGTAGAGCATGGCTTGTCCGGCATCGACGGCGCCTTCCAGCGTGGTGAGCGTCTGGCCGACTTCCGTTTTCTTGAGATCGTTGACAAGCGGCGTGATGGTCGCGACGACAACACGACCGGGGTCACCGAACAGATCTTCGTAGTGCTTGAACTCGTTCAATTGGTCGGTGAGCTGCTGGATTTGCCGAACCTGGTTGTTAATCTGTGTGACCATTTGCGCGACTTCCTGCGCGGTATTGATGACTGACTGAACCGTGTTGGCCGGGTCATAAACGACCCACTGTGCCCGCGCTGAGAACGCGATGCTCAATGTGATCAGTGTGAGTACGATGATTCTTTTCATGGTGTTTCCTTTCTCTACTCTTCGATGCGGAGTTGTTTGGTGGTGGATTTGAAGATGACGCCATCAATGCGTTGTTCGGGGAGCGTCACTTCAAAAAGACGGACGTTGTCCGTGCGGTTGCGGGCGCGCTGCATGGACACGTAAAGCCAGTATTGCTGTCTCACCGCATCGCTGCGGCCCTTCTCGTAGCCGGTCAGGTAGGCTTTCTCAGACTGCTTCTTCGCAGCAAAGTGAAGCCCCTCGCTGATAAGCACGCCACCCGCCGCGCCGGCGGCAGTGGCCACGGGATTTCCATCAGACAGTTCGTGGCCGAGGTACGCGCCGCCCGCACCCAGCACGGTGTCACCGAGCGGACGCGTGGCGGCGCAACCAACGATGAGCGATGCGGCAGCCGCAAGGGGAACGAAACGGGCGAGTAGGAGGACGGGAGTTTTCATAGACGGGAAGTGGTGAGTTCTTGGGTGAGTTTGGAAGGACGGTTGGCGTGGGCGATGATTCCTTCGACGATGCTGGTGCTCGCCCGCAGCTCGCGGGCGCGTTTGTCGAAGTGCTCGCCGCTGGATGACGAGCAGTAGAGCAGTTCAGGAGAGCCGACGTTATGGACGGTTCCGCACAGGTTACGCGTCGAGTCGGTGTGCAGGTACGTGAAGGGCGAATACTTCTGCCCCGCTTGATGGTCGGGCAGCGGGTAGTTCAGAATCGCGTGCTGCGTGACCTCGGGCAGTGAAATGTCCTTGCCCATGTCGTCCAGGTCAGCGCGGTCGTTCTGCCGCATGATGAAGAACTGGCGGCTGTTCCCGAACACGGCGGAACGGATGCGCGACTGTTTGAACCGCGCGTATTGCTGAACAATGGAGATGTTCCAGCAATTGAACTTCCGAAGCTGGGCGTAGCTTTCCTGCACGATTTCCTGTCCGCCGGGGATGTCGAGGAAGCGGGCGACTTCCTCATAGACGTTCCGTTTCCGAATCGCGCGCGGCAACGTCATGATGTGCTTGCGCGCGTGGTTCGTGATGAGGAAGCCGGCCGCAGCCTTCAGCTCCTTCGCCGATTCGGGGATGTAGCCCAGCTCGAAGTGGGCAATCTTGCCGGTGAGCGAGAGGTTGCTCGTGCCGTCGAACAGGCAGCCGTAGTTGCCATCGCGACACCACGGCAGGAGCAGCGTGGCAATCTCCATGATTTGATCACGCTCCGCGCCCATCGGGTCGAGCATCATCAATTCCTGAAGCATCCGATGGGTCGGGAAATCGCCCGGCGCGAAATGGGCGAAAGCAAGATTGCGGACTTCCTTGCTGGTCTTGGGGTCTTTCAGGAATTTCAGGACGGTCCCCTCATCGAAATGGGCGAGGCAATCCTGCCCCCACTCGTTGAAGGTGAATCCTGCCTGGGACGGTATGGGTCCAGATCCCGACTGGTCGCGGAAGTCCGCAAAAGTTTCGAGGGTCGTCGCGCCGGGCGGCATCCGTTCGGCGCGGAATTTCTGCAACGCCAGCGCGTGGCGCGCGATGTGGAACAACTCATCGTGCCGCTTCTTCTGCCAGTCTTGAAACGAGTCCTCGTAAAGCAGGTTGATGTACTTGGCGATCTGCGCCTGGCGGAGCATCTGTTTGTCCTCCTGCGAACTGGTGCCAATCATGCGCGCGACCAGCGCGGTCGCGGCGGAGAGATGGTCGGGCGTGAGCGGAAGCCCTTTGGTATCGAGATAATTGATCGTCAGGTCGCCATCGGGATGAATGATGATGGGACGCGCGTCCTCGTCCACGGTCTGCGTGTAGATGCCGTAGCTGAGTCCTTCCTCGATGATCACGGTGTAGCCGAAGTAACCCTCGGTTTGCGTGAGCAGGTCGCAGACGGTGACGGACTTTCCCGCGCCGGACATGCCGAGCAGCACTGCGTGTTGCGGTGACTTGTTTTCATCCTGGCCGGAAAAGGTTTCGATGCCGATAAGGTTGCTGCCCGGCCCTTCATAGATGGCTTCGGCGGTGGCCAGGTGTCCCGTGAACGTGCTCGTCACCGGCAGCATGTCGGCGAGGTAACGATGTTCGGCGTAGAGTTTGCGGTGGTCGTAGCGGCCCCATGTCCAGCCGGGCCAGGTCTGGAAGAACAGGTTCTTCGACGTGCTGGCCAGGTTACTCTCGAAGTACTGAGCTGTATTCATCGAGTTTACCGCGTTCTTGATCGCCCCAGCCTTGGCATTTAGGCCGTCCTTCGTCTTGTCCCACACGCGAATCACAAACATGGCGTGAAACGGAATGGTCTGGCCCTGCATCAACGCGTGGATTTTCTTCTGCTTCTTCTCCATCACCGTGAGCAGTGAAATCTTCTTCTCGCTGGCGTAGTCACCGGCCACGCGGTCGTGCTCCTTTTCCTCCTTGTTGATTTCCCGCGTGATGGGGAGCGGGTCCACGTTGACCGTGATGGTGTAAACAAGGAGCTGGAGATTGGTGAGGCGCTGGATGATTCCCGGATAGGTCGTGCGCGGCCAGCGGGTCAGGACGATGAGCGCATGATAGTGCCCATCCATGAAGAAACCGGAATCGGATTGAGCGTTGCCTTCCGAGTGCCAGCAGTTTTCTTGAATCGAAAGCTCCGGCTCGAATCCATCAGCGATGTCGT carries:
- a CDS encoding DUF4141 domain-containing protein translates to MKRIIVLTLITLSIAFSARAQWVVYDPANTVQSVINTAQEVAQMVTQINNQVRQIQQLTDQLNEFKHYEDLFGDPGRVVVATITPLVNDLKKTEVGQTLTTLEGAVDAGQAMLYDANGLFRSVGKEFTTPGGQKVKRQEAEYLPVAAVQKTTDNYLAVLTDATARRVALKQQIAATTEQLKAAKSDAEVQKLTGVLIGLSAALESTDHEVSQATASAVVQDIANRADAQRQLQARKEQQHAEYTEAVEKYGQTFRLLTDPAKFPIK
- a CDS encoding TraC family protein; translated protein: MFERAPNGFLVRDLVVFNHLRRGGYVAKGFVFEAPDLTNSPIADLNDFQEQLCLLLASLHENQRLQVQYFCDSDYKGELLRYQQETERFSNVWTKRARNERFTRYWQAMSERRLRRQRVIFYISRSLDSATNSFQTAGARRDYYNTLLDQLQTEFEHVHRLLLEIFASAGSRVLPMGNRDHFRHYKQFLNPSLNERFDYDIADGFEPELSIQENCWHSEGNAQSDSGFFMDGHYHALIVLTRWPRTTYPGIIQRLTNLQLLVYTITVNVDPLPITREINKEEKEHDRVAGDYASEKKISLLTVMEKKQKKIHALMQGQTIPFHAMFVIRVWDKTKDGLNAKAGAIKNAVNSMNTAQYFESNLASTSKNLFFQTWPGWTWGRYDHRKLYAEHRYLADMLPVTSTFTGHLATAEAIYEGPGSNLIGIETFSGQDENKSPQHAVLLGMSGAGKSVTVCDLLTQTEGYFGYTVIIEEGLSYGIYTQTVDEDARPIIIHPDGDLTINYLDTKGLPLTPDHLSAATALVARMIGTSSQEDKQMLRQAQIAKYINLLYEDSFQDWQKKRHDELFHIARHALALQKFRAERMPPGATTLETFADFRDQSGSGPIPSQAGFTFNEWGQDCLAHFDEGTVLKFLKDPKTSKEVRNLAFAHFAPGDFPTHRMLQELMMLDPMGAERDQIMEIATLLLPWCRDGNYGCLFDGTSNLSLTGKIAHFELGYIPESAKELKAAAGFLITNHARKHIMTLPRAIRKRNVYEEVARFLDIPGGQEIVQESYAQLRKFNCWNISIVQQYARFKQSRIRSAVFGNSRQFFIMRQNDRADLDDMGKDISLPEVTQHAILNYPLPDHQAGQKYSPFTYLHTDSTRNLCGTVHNVGSPELLYCSSSSGEHFDKRARELRASTSIVEGIIAHANRPSKLTQELTTSRL